The Terriglobales bacterium genomic sequence GTTTGGATGATCACAGTGATAAGGAGGGTTCAGGACCAAGGGTCTTAGGGGTTGGAATCCACCGCGCGAATTAGCAAGAAACAAATAACAGGGAGGAAAAACAGGCGATTTCCCGAATTCGACTTCGAAGTTATCGAATCCTGCCCAAATTCTGCAAATTCCTCGCAAAGGCAGGGAATAAACAGGGAGTTCTGTGGATTTCTCTCTACGCTTCGATCAACAAAGCACTTAGCTGCGATTTGTGCAGGATTCAAGAAAATAACAGCGAGCTAACAGGGAGCTTCCGAACTTATTGCAGCATTTTCCGCTGCCGGCAGAACGATCCTGCCCACATCTGGCTTTGTCGAAACTCGAAACTCGAAACCTGAAACTTGAAACGCCTTTTGTTCTCTCTTCGTGGTGAAATATCGCTGTGGACTCCACCCGCATCATCTTTCACCTCGACATGGACGCCTTCTTCGTCTCGGTGGAAGAGCTGCTCGATCCCTCGCTGAAAGGCAAGCCCGTAATTGTCGGCGGCGCCAAGGATCAGCGCGGTGTAGTGGCTGCAGCATCCTACGCTGCGCGCAAATTCGGAGTGCACTCGGCGATGCCGCTGCGGACGGCCGCCAAGCTCTGCCCAGAGGGCATTTACCTCGACGGGCACATGGAGCTCTATCGCGAATACTCGGAAAAGGTTCACAAGATTCTTTGCCGATTCTCGCCTAGAGTGGAAATGGCCTCTGTAGACGAGGCCTATCTCGACATGACTGGAACGGCACGACTGCTCGGGCCACCGCTCAAGGCCGCCCACGACTTGCACAACGCTATCGGGACGGAGCTGAACCTCAATTGCTCGATTGGGATTGGTGGTGCGCGCGTTGTCGCCAAGATCGCCTCCGATTTGGCTAAGCCAAACGGCGTCTTATTTGTGCATCCCGGTCATGAAGTTCGGATATTCGCCGGGCTTCCCGTGCGCAAGATGCCAGGCGTCGGCAAGGTCACCGAAGCCCGCTTGCACGATTTAGGCATTCGCACCTTTGCCGACCTCAATGCGCGACAGGATCTCGAGCATGAGTTCGGAGCCTACGGAGCAGCGATGGCCGGCAAAGCTCGCGGCGAAGACGCAGGCGGCTGGTTTGACGAAGAGATCGGCGAGAGCGCGGCGAAGTCCATCAGCCACGAACACACATTCGGAGAAGATACGGCTGACGTCCAGGTACTGGAAACGACTCTCGCGCGGCTTACGGAGATGGTCGCGCGCCGCTTGCGCGAACAGCGATTCGAAGCGCGAACCATCCAATTGAAGCTCCGCTACTCCGACTTTCACACCATTACGCGAGCCCATTCTCTGGCTGAGCCCACCAGTAGTGATCATGCGATCCTTACGAATATCCGCGCACTGTTTCACAACAATTGGAGGCAAGGTGCGCGAGTGCGCTTGCTCGGCGTTCATGTGTCCGGATTCGACTCGCCGGGAGCAACAGCCTCGTTCGACTTCGACGGCGACGAGCGCTGGCGACAGGCGCTCACGGCCGCCGATCGCCTGCGCGACAAGTATGGAGAATCAGCCGTGCACATCGGCAGCGCTCTGAAGGCCAATATTCGCGAACGCACGCACGAGAATCCGGCAGGGTTGAGGGGGCCGAGGAAGAGCGAACACGAAGGTCACTAAGGCTACATAAGAGGTCACAATGAAAAGGGCGAACGCAGATTCATTCAAGCACATTCAAATACCGCTGCTCGACAAGAATTGCGAAATTAACTCCTCTTTCTTCGTGACCTCTTTAGTCGCCTTTGTGACCCTCGTGTTCGCCTTTCCAGCTTCTGCGAAAATTGAAGTAGTCCCATGATCCAGCTCTCCTCTTCCGGGAAGCGCTTCGGCCACAAACTCCTGTTTGAGGACCTCGATTGGCTGATCACGCCCAACGACCGTGTCGGCGTCGTCGGCGCGAATGGGACTGGCAAATCCACTTTGCTGAAAGTACTCGCGGGAATCGAGTCCCTCGATTACGGCAACATCGTTCGCACGAAAGGAATCAGCGCCGGCTACCTGCCGCAGGATGGTTTGTCGCTCAGCGGGCGAACCGTCTTTGCCGAATGCATGTCGGTGTTCGATGAGATTCGCGCGATGGAACAGGAACTCGAGCAGCTCACTGTCCGCATATCTGAGTTGGATCACGAGAGCGCTGAGTATCTGGAGGTTGCCGATCGATTCCACAGTCTCGAATCCCAATTTCGCGCGCACGATGGATATGCCCTGGACGCTCAGGTCGGCGCGGTACTAACCGGTCTAGGCTTCCGTAAAGAAGACTGGCAGCGCGCGACCGAGGAGTTCTCAGGCGGTTGGCAGATGCGGATTGCGCTAGCCAAACTCTTATTACAGAAGCCCAATTTGTTGCTGCTCGACGAGCCTACAAACCATCTCGATCTGGAGACGCGAAACTGGCTCGAGGACTACCTCGCCGCGTATCCGCACGCCTTCGTGCTCATCTCGCACGACCGGTACTTCCTCGACGTCACGGTAAAGAAGACGGTCGAGATCTGGAACAAGCGTGTGCAGTTTTACAGTGGGAATTACGAGAAGTACCTGGCGCAGCGGGAAGAGCGCAAGACGCAGCTCGAGTCTGCGTATCGCAATCAGCGGGAAAAGATCGAGCAGCTCGAAGCCTTCATCAATCGCTTTCGCTATCAGGCGACGAAAGCAAAGCAGGTTCAAAGCCGCATCAAGGAACTCGAACGCATGGAGCGCATCGAGATTCCTCCGGAAGAGAAGACGATCCACTTCCATTTCCCGAAGCCGAAGCCGAGCGGACGCACCGTCGCCGAGTTTAAAAGCGTAGCAAAGAGCTATGAGACAAAAGAGGTCTTCCACGATGTGAGTTTCATGATCGAGCGTGGCGATCGGATCGCTCTCGTGGGTGCAAATGGCGCGGGCAAATCGACGTTGATCCGCATCCTGAGCGGCAGCGAACCGCTCTCAGCGGGCGAATACGCGCTGGGGCACAACGCAGAACCAGACTACTTCGCGCAGGATCAATACAAGGTCCTGAATCCTGAGCGAAGAATGCTCGACGATCTCGAAGAAGTTGCTCCGCGTTCGACGATGACTGAACTCCGCAGCCTGCTCGGATGCTTTCTCTTCTCCGATGACGACGTCTTCAAGCCGCTCGGCGTGCTCTCCGGCGGGGAACGCAATCGCTATGCGCTCGCACGCATGTTGCTGCATCCCTCGAATTTCCTGTTGCTCGACGAGCCGACGAATCACCTGGATCTTCGCGCCAAAGATGTGCTGTTGAACTCTTTGCAAGAGTTCAGCGGAACGGTGGTCTTCGTCTCGCACGACCGTTATTTCATCGACAAGCTTGCTACCCGTGTCTTCGAAGTAGGCGGCGGCAAAGTGGAGATTTTCCCGGGCAATTACGAGGACTATCTCTGGCGCAAGCAGGGCGGCACTGCCGGCAATCAGGCTGGCGCAAGCACTCCCACTCCTGAGGTCCCGCTGATCCTCTCCGATCAGCCCACTATTTCGAAGAATGGCACTCCGACAAACCAGGATTCTTCCGAGACCGAACCCAGGCAGCGGCGGGTCAATCCGATAAAACTGCGGCAAATGAAGGAGCGCGTGCGCGAGATCGAAGAGGAGATCACAAAGCTCGAAGCCGGAATCGCCGAATGCGAGCAAGCGCTCCAGAGCTTTGTGAGCGCACAGGAGACCGCAAGAGTCACGGACTTATTAGAGATCAGGCGCTCCGATTTGGAATCGTTGATGAAGGAGTGGGAAGAAGTGTCGGCGGTGATTGAGAGCGCGTAAAAGGACGAGACGAACACGAAGGTCACTAAGGAAAAAGATGAGGTCACGAAGACGTTCTCCGTGACCTTAGGTGTTCCTTCGTGACCTTCGTGTTCGCCTCTCGGGCCTACCTTCCAGGCAGCTTAATGCCGCCGTCCACTCCCCACGTTTTTCCCGCATTGAAGACAAGGAAGATCAGGAAAAGCATCGCCAAGGGGATGTTATCGAGATGTGCTCCCAAGTAGCGCCACATAGGAGCTCCATGACCAGGCTCATACCAGCTCGCCGCGGCCATTGTCAGCATGAACACAAGCCCTCCCAGCGAGCTCAAGCGCACAAACCATCCAAGCACAAGCGAGATGCCGATGAGCAATTCGCTCCAGGCCACAATGCGAGCCCACAAGTACGGATGAGGCAAAACCCAGCCCGTGAGCATCGGCCGCACCAAACTCAACGCCTGGTGTTGATCGACGTATGTGCTGACGTACTTCTGAAAGCCTCCGTGGACAAATTCGGAGCCAACGATTTTGTATTCGGCGAAGAACAGGAACATCACGCCCACGGCAACGCGCACCAGGGCGAGCACGCGGCGGGCATTTGCGTCGCTCATAAGAATCAAAAGCTACAGGGAGGCAGGCGGACGGCAAAGTGACAAGAGGAGTTCTGGCTGAATGTAGCGAGGAAGCCGAACGACTACATCACGTGCGAGCGGAAGATTTCGTCTTCGCAGCAGCGTCCTTTGCAGCGTAGGGCGAGGAACGAGCACGCGATGACGACACCCACCGTAATCGCCGTACCAGCATGCGAGATGCCTGAGAGCAGAGTGGCGATCCAAGTCTCCGGGGATAGAATCGGCGAAAACATAACGGTCCTTGTTCTTCTTAGAAGCAGAGGTCGCCCAAAAGGCTGGCTCGAAAAAAATATTGTGAATCCTCGGCGCAAACTATTGAACTGTCAGCATTAACAGGCTTGCTGTTCTTTGTTGGCTGGCCATTCTACTCCCTAGCAACGAATCCAGCTCTGCCTTTTTTATGGGGCTCTCAAGTAGCTGAGTTTGAACGAAAAACCCTTAGCCTACCATCCTCTAACCAGAGAGAAACCACGAAGGACACGAAGGAGCACGAAGGAATAAAACCGCCATACCTTCGTGATCCTTCGTGTCCTTTGTGGTTAGCTCTGTTTTTCCGTGTCTCCGTGTCTCCGTGGTGAAAAAGCGCCTTGGGAATTCAGAACGCCATGAACGGCAGCTTCTTTGGCTTGCGTTCCTGCACAAAAGGCTGAATGAGGAATTCCAGCATTGGAGTTGCAGCGCGGAAGCGGTTGATGATCTCTGGCAGCATTCGTCCTGAAGTGGTCACATCGCCGTCGAGAGTGTTCTCCAGGAACCACTGCTTCCTGCGAATCAGATCTTCAGCAGGATGATCCTTCGCGAATCCCTTAGGCACGCGTAAGAGTTGCTCGCCCTTAAGCTCTCCCATTGCGTTTCGAAGCGCCTTGCCGCTGAGAATCGCGCGAAACTCCTCATGACGCTCGGCCAGTAGATTGCGGATGGCAAGAAGTTCGTCGCGCTCCGGCATCCAGACGCCCGCGAACACGAGAAGCTCCTTGGCAGTGAAATGGAAGTAGAAACATGGGCCGGCAGCCTTATCGAGATTCTGAAGATAGAAAGTGGCCGCAACGTGTGTCTTGTACGGACGCTTGTCCTTGGAAAAGCGCGTATCGCGATAAATGCGGAACACGGCCTTCTTCACCGGAGTTACATAGCGCGGCGCGAACTCGGCGAGTTCGCCGTTGATCGCGTTTACCAGGGTCTCAAGGGGACCACGAACGTGCTCTTCATAAATATGCTTGCGCGGTTGAAACCATTCGCGTTTGTTGTGGCGCTCCAGCCCACGAAGAAACGTGATTGCCTCTGGAGGGAAGCCGGGGAAGCGGCTCTCGTGGACCGGCTGTCGGCGTATAGCGAGGGAAGTTGCTCGGCTAGACATGTGAATGGATTTTATTTCATTAGGGTTTGGAATTTATCTTCATCCCGGGGCGCCCGGGCGCTCCGGGATTCAATACTTCGGCATCCGCGGATCTACTTTGTCTGCCCACGCCAGGATTCCGCCTGCAAGGTTCTTCACCTTGCGGAACCCTGCCTGGCGGAGGAAGTCGACGGCTTTGCCGCTGCGCACGCCGGAGCGGCAGTGCGCGACGATCTCACGACTCGAATCCAGTTCATTCATGCGCTTCGGTAAGTCGCCGAGCGGGATCAGATGTCCGTTGAGGTTGCAGATCTGATACTCATGCGGCTCGCGAACATCGAGGATGTAAATATCCTCGCCGGCATCGAGGCGCCGTTTGAGTTCCTCGGGCTGAATCTCCGGCGCCGTCGTGCTTACGGGAGCTTCCTCACCGCGAATGCCGCAAAACTCCTGGTAATCGATCAGTTCCGTAATGGTCCGATTCGGGCCGCATACCGGGCAGTCTGGATTCTTGCGCAGCTTAAGTTCGCGGAACTTCATCCCCAGCGCGTCGACGAGGAGCAGACGTCCAATCAGTGGATCGCCGGCGCCAAGAATCAGCTTGATCGTCTCGGTTGCCTGGATAAGTCCGACTAGTCCGGGGAGAATGCCAAGCACTCCGCCCTCTGCGCATGAAGGTACGAGTCCTGGCGGTGGCGGTTCAGGATACAAGCACCGATAGCACGGACCGTCTTTGGCCCCGAAGACGCTGGCCTGACCTTCGAAACGGAAGATCGAGCCATAGACATTCAGTTTGCCGCTCAGCACGCAGGCATCGTTCACCAGGTAGCGCGTTGGGAAGTTGTCGGTGCCATCGACAATGATGTCGAAATCGCGGAAGATTCGCATCGCGTTGTCGCTGCTCAGCCGAGTGTCAAAGCGACGCACTTCGACGAACGGGTTCATCGCTTCGATCTTGTCGGTGGCGGAATCGAGCTTCGAGCGTCCCACGTCGGCGGTGGTGTGAATGATTTGCCGCTGCAGGTTGGTGAAGTCGACGATGTCGAAATCAACCAAACCGAGCGTGCCCACTCCTGCGGCAGCGAGATACAGGGCCAGCGGCGAACCGAGTCCGCCCGTGCCGATGCAGAGCACACTGGCTGCCTTAAGCTTCTGCTGACCTTCCATGCCGACTTCGGGCATGATCAGATGTCGCGAGTAGCGCAGGATTTCGTCTTTGCTTAACGCGTTGGATACGAGAGTTGATGTGGCCATGGGTCCTAATTTCTGCCGTTACGAGCGTCTTCGAAGATCGGGTGATCGGGCCATCGGGTGATCGGGTGAAGTAACCTCACGAGTTCCCCGGCGGGTTCGACACCCCCGGCGATCGAAGGGATGATCGAAAGATGGTCGCCGTCTTTCACTCGTGTGTTCTCTTTGTCGGAGAGATAGCGCACGTCTTCGTCGTTCAAATACAGGTTTACAAAGGCTCGCAGTTTGCCGTCGTCGGTATAAAGATGCCGTTTCAAATCGGGATGCGTGCTCGTGAGCTTCGAGAGCGCGTCGCCAACCGTGGACGCGTGGACCTCGACGGCATCCTGCTTGCCTGCATATTGGCGTAATGGAGTTGGGATAAATATCTTCATAGTTCGAATTAGTGTTTCGCCTAAATTCTCTTCACCACAGAGGACACAGAGAACACAGAGGAAAACAGATTGTTTTCTCAATCCTCTGTGCCCTCCGCGGTTACTCAGAAATCAGAAATTCCCAGAAATGAGTTGATGTGCCAGCTCATCGCCTCGATTCATTTGCGATCGCGGCTGTTTCGACCACGACGTTTACTGCTTCATCTTCGAAGTGCTTGTTTTCTTCCGTCTCTCCCGCCAGCTCGAACGAATTTGTGATCTTTGCCTGGCCGCGTTCGACACTGGTGATCACGTACGAGCAGCCGATCCAATGCGCTTCTGCTAAATCGGTTTGCGACCAGCGTGCGGGATGGTCGGGATGCGAGTGATAGAAGCCTACGATCTCCAACCCTGCTTCGCGCGCCTGCCGCTGAATCCGCACTAGCTCCTGTGGCGCGATGTGATAGCGGTTATGTGGCGAGTCAGAACGCGTGTTCCCACATCGGACCGTTTTTGTTACATTGCGAGTCTCGCCATCCGAACTCGCCAGCAGCACACCACAGCACTCGTGCGGGTATGTCTCTTCCCCGTGTTGGCGGATGGCGTCGTATTCGAATTGGGAAATCTTGAGCATTGTCGTAGCGCAGCATTGTCATTCCGAACCGCGCTCTTTGCGGTGAGGAATCCCTATCGATACATTTCTGCCGACTATAGGGATTCCTCCGCCAACTTCAGGCGTTCGGAATGACAACAAGACCAGAACTCATTCCTCCCACAATCTCTCACTCAAGTACTTATCTGCCGAATCGCACAGAACCGTCACAATCACTGCCTCGCCGTTCTTCTCGATCCATCCAGTCTTGTCCAGCCGCTGCGCCAGCTCCAATGCACCAACCACCGCAGCTCCCGACGAGATTCCGACCAGTAATCCCTCTTCGCGCGCCAGCCGTTTCAGCATTGCGTAGGCAGCTTCGGTTGAAATGCCGTGATCTTCATCGGCCAACGACGGATCGTAGATCTTCGGCACGATCGCCGTCGCCATGTGCTTCAGTCCTTCGAGCCCGTGGAATGGCGAATCCGGCTGCAGGGAGATGCACTGGATCTGCGGATTCAGCTCTCGCAGTCGTCGCGTGCAGCCGACGAACGTTCCACTAGTTCCCATTGTGGCGACAAAATGGGTGACGCGTCCCTCAGTCTGGTTCCAGATTTCGTTGGCGGTGGTGTGATAGTGGGCGCGCCAGTTGGCATCGTTCGAGTACTGGTCGGCGTAGAAATACTTGCCGGGATCGCCGGCCGCAAGTTCCTGGGCCTTTCGAATCGCACCGTCGGAGCCGTCGTTCGGATCGGTAAAGACGATCTCCGCTCCATAGGCTTTCAGGATGCGCTTCCGCTCCAGCGAGACATTGGACGGCATGCAGAGCTTCACCGGGAAGCCGCGTGCGGCGCCGATCATGGCGTAGGCGATGCCGGTATTCCCGCTCGTAGCATCGAGCAGCGTGCGGCCGGAAAGCTGTCCGTTACGCTCGGCTTCGCGCACGATATTGAGCGCCGGACGGTCCTTCACTGAGCCGCCGGGGTTCGCCCACTCCCCTTTCCCGAGGATCTGGACGCCGGGCACGCTCTCGGCAATTCTTCCCAGACGAACGAGCGGAGTATTGCCAATGCGCTCAAGTTGTGTGTTTCCAAGCACTTGGCTCGCCATTCTTGGCCCTATATGGGACGTAATCACACTCACGTAATTTGCTCAGTTCCTCAGTCGTGTGCGAAAGTAGCACCCTTACCGTTCCTAAAAAGTCTAATGATGACGTAGGGAGCGGGGCAACAAACCGGCAGGCTTGGCTATCTACAGCACAGCAGCCGGAATCCTGAGCTTCCGTAGCTCGCAGGACAGAGGCGAGCGGGGGCTGGAAGACATAGCGAGATCGATGGCAGACAAAGTTGAAGCTGTGACATACGACCAGGCACTCGGCTGGTTACGCGACCACCAATTCGATGTTCTGGAAGCGCCTGGCGTTTCAAATCGTGTCTTCCTCAAGAAATACAACGTCTCTGCTGCAATCCAGCGGGATGAAGACGGCGGTATCCGTCTCTTTGCCAAACCGGGATACCTGGTCGGCAGCGAGATCGCCCGCTTAGTGGACAAAGGCTATCAGAAGTTCCTGAAGACCACAAAGAAGGAAATCCCCGCCACGGCTGACCATCTAAAGGCGATCCACAACTTCTCCGAAGAGCTGAAGGAAGCTACTGGCTCCATCAGCCTCTACAACGAAGGCCTGGGGACTGTGAGTGATCGCTATATGTATGACCGCGTGGAAAACCGCGACGAGGCCAAGGCAGTCCGTCCGGTACGCCCGTGGGAGAAAAAGAAGCAATAAGCAAGAACCTAAAGACGAGATTCACCTGGATCCGGCCGCCCTTGGCCGGGTTTTCGTTTCTGGCCTGAGCCATTTCGGTCTCGTTTTCCCGGTCTAACTCAGCCCCGCAGCTACATTGTCTTCGAGCATCATCGGCGCCTGGCGCGCCGAGCCGAGCGCTTGCTCCAGGACTCGCGCCACCTTCAGGATTAACTCTTCCGCGTTCTGCTGGCCCACGATTTGAACGCCAAGGGGCAGTCCTTCTGGAGATGTGCCGACGGGAATGACGACGCCAGGGTTGCCGAGCAGGTTGAACCACTGGGTGTAGCTCATGGCGTCCATGTAGGAGACCTGTTTTCCGTTTACAGACCATTCGCGTTCACCGTGGCGGAAGGCAGGTATTGAGCACACCGGGCAGATCAGGACCGGCACTTGTGCCATCTGTTGCATGAGGCGCAGCCGAAGCTGATCGCGCCCGAACCATGCCGCAAGCAGTTCCTCTTTCGTGGGTGGCCGATCGGAGTAGGTGAGAATTGCGCTGGTCTCGCACTCGCGTCCTTTGAACTCGGGCGCGAGCATCTCGGCAGCGAGCCGTACGAAAAGTTTCCACCAGTGCCCGCGAGCTTCATCAAGAACGTCGGGCTCGAAGTGCTCAACGTGCAGCCCGGAATCTTTCAAGACCGATACCGCTGTTCTGACGGCAGCGCGCGTTTCACCGGTGACGGGCGCCGAAATGTGCTCTTCGAAGTAACCGATTGTAATTTTCTTCAATTCCTCGTCGGAAACGTCGTGCAGCGGAATCGGCGCAGCCATCGGATCGCCCGAGTCGAATCCGGCAAGGACGCGAAACAGGAGATCCAGATCTTCCACCGAGCGCGCCATCGGCCCCACGACTCCGAGAAGAGCAAAAGGGCCGGCACTCTCGGGCCAGTGTCCCGTAATAGGAATCCGCCCAGGAGTGGGCTTCAATCCGCAGATGCCGCTGAAGTGTGCCGGGACGCGAATCGAGCCGCCTCCGTCGCTTCCAATGCCGGCAGCACACAAGCCCGCAGCGACAGCCGCAGCCTCCCCTCCGCTTGAGCCGCCGGGAGTGCGCTCAGGCGCCCAAGGACTATTTGTGCGTCCATATAGGGGGTTCTCCGTGTGATATGCCATGAGCATCTCGGGGACATTGGTGTTGCCGAGAACAATTGCTCCGGCTCTCTTCAGCCGTTGAACGAGCACTGCATCTTTCTTAGCAATGAGTCCGGCACGAGTGCGACTTCCGCACTCAAACTTCAATCCCTCGACAGCAATCGAGCTCTTGATGCTGACAGGAATCCCGTGTAGCGGACCAAGAACGTCTCCGCGGTGCGCGGCTTTCTCGGCCGTTTGAGCTTCCATGAGAGCCTGGTCGGCTCGCAGTTCAATGAAAGCGTTCAGTTTTGGATTGAGGCGCTCGATTCGAGCCAAGTGCGCGTTCACGACGTCCACCGGCGAGATCTGACGGGAGCGGACCAGCTCCACCATTCGACTAGCGGGCAGTTGGTGAAGGTCCATTGAGATGAACTACTGCAGGAAGTTTCGGATCAGCTTGGCGCCGTCTGGCGTGAGCACGCTCTCAGGATGAAACTGCACGCCTTCTACGGGAAGTTCTCGATGACGTAGTCCCATGATCACGGTCTTGCCGTTTTCCTCGCTGCGCGCGGAAATCTCGAGCTCCTTCGGCAGGCTTTTTTCCTCCACGATCAGGGAGTGATAACGATTGGCGACCATGGGCGAATTGACTCCGCGGAAGATGGTACGGCCGTCATGCTCTACCATGCTGGTCTTGCCATGCATGATGCGATCCGAGCGAATGACCACTCCGCCAAACGCGGCGCCGATGGCCTGATGTCCAAGGCACACGCCGAGGATTGGAATCTTGCCGGCGAAATGGCGAATTAGCTCGAGGGAGATACCGGCTTCGTTAGGAGTGCACGGTCCAGGTGAAAGCACGATCTTGCGTGGAGCCATCTGCTGGATCTCGTCCAGGGTGACTTGGTCGTTCCGGCGGACCTGCACGTCTTCTCCTGTCTCCCCAATGTACTGGACGAGATTGAAGGTGAAGGAATCGTAGTTGTCGAGCACGAAGATCATGATCAACTTGTAAGCGGCTAGCTCCTAAGCTTCTGAGCAATTCTTCCCAAGCTTATGATTCTAGTTTTCCAAAGCTTAGCAGCTCCAAAGCTTAGCAGCTCAGAAGCTTAGCAGCTCAGAAGCTATTCGTAATTCCTCGCCATCCCGACTGCTCGCAGCAGAGCTTTGGCTTTGTTGAGGCATTCCTGGTATTCCGTTTCGGGAACTGAGTCGGCTACGATTCCGGCGCCCGCTTGTACGTAAGCGCGCCGCCCTTGGACAAACATGGTGCGGATGGCAATGCACGAATCCAGATTGCCGGCGAAATCGGCATACAAAATAGCACCGCCGTAGATTCCACGGCGGACGGGCTCAAGTTCTTCGATGATCTCCATCGCCCGTACCTTGGGAGCTCCACTGAGCGTGCCCGCTGGAAATGCCGCAGCAAAGGCGTCAATGGCATGAAATTCTGGGCGCAACTTGCTCTCGATCGCCGAGACCAGGTGCATCACGTGTGAATAGCGCTCGACAAACATGAAGTCCTTTACCTGCACCGAGCCATACTCGCTGACACGCCCCAGATCATTGCGTCCAAGATCCACAAGCATCACGTGCTCGGCGCGCTCCTTTTCGTCTTCACGCAGCTCCTGCTCCCAGCGGCGATCTTCTTCCGGGTCAGCACTGCGCGGACGTGTTCCCGCTATGGGACGGTACTCCAGCTTCCGGCCGCTCACGCGCACAAGCATCTCGGGAGAGGACCCCAGTACTTGAAAATTGCGTGTCTGCAGAAAGTACAGATACGGTGAGGGGTTAATCATGCGCAGTGCGCGATAGATCTCGAACGCAGGCACACCGGGTTCAAGTTCCATGCGCTGAGAGAGGACGATCTGAAAAGCATCTCCTGCGCCAATGTATTCCTTAGCCTTCAAGATGCTCTTGAGGAACGCACTGCGTCCGGTGGTTTCTTTCAGCTTATAGCCCTCTTTACGCGGACGGACTCTGGGTGGAGAAGCTCCGCGCGCGAGCTTGCGCTCCAGGCCTGCGATGTCCTTCACCGCGCGTTCGTATGCTTGTTTTGGCTGTTCGTCGCGAACGTTTGCGACGGCGATGATGTGAATCTGCTTGCGCAGGTGATCGAACGCGAGTACGCGATCGAAGAACATCAGGAAGGAATCGGGAGCCTTGAGATCGTCACGCGCCTTTTCAGGAAGTTTCTCGAGCTGGCGCACGGCATCGTAGGCGATGAATCCGACGGCTCCGCAATTGAATGGGGGTAGGTCAGGCAATGCCGCGGGCTGATGTTCGCGCAGCAGCCGCGCCAGAACATCGAACAGTTTTCCTTTGCTGCGTTCGACAGTTCGTCCCCTTCGAATCGTGATCTGTTCATTGCGGCTCTCGAGGACCATATAGGGACGAACCCCGAGAAACGTGTAGCGTCCAATCCTCTCTCCACCCTCAACTGACTCCAACAGAAACGCCTCCTGCTCTCCTGTAGAAATGCCGAGGAAAGCGGAAACCGGAGTCAGCAGATCTGCCATCACCGTCTTGACGACGGGAACCAGAGTGGCGGTCCGCGCGAGATCTTGGAATTCCTTGAGTTGTGGTCGGAGCATCAACAGAGAAAAGAGCAAATTATACGTGGCATGGAAATAACTGGGGTAGTATGGCTGCAACCTTCAAAAGGCTTTTTAGAGCTTTATGAGCCCCAGGACAGAAGCGAACCTCGGCTCAATCTTCGCCGCCGCCGGCGTAGGTTGGGCCGTTTATTACGGCACTTACGTTGCGCACGACATCGCGCAAGGTTTCACTGCCGTGTATCTCAAGTCGGGGCCACTCGAGGTAAGCGCAATCGGCATCCTTATTTGGTTGCATGCCAAGTGGCGAAGTGCAACGCGCGTCGACAAGTGACGCAACCCGAACAACCCACGAATGCTCCATAGCGGCTTGGCTTGGCTACGGCTCGCCTGCTGCGACCTTCAGTTCATTGACTTCTGGCTCAACGGTTGTCCCCTCAGGCTGGCCGGACGCCGCGAGCTTGGCCAGAAT encodes the following:
- the moeB gene encoding molybdopterin-synthase adenylyltransferase MoeB, which codes for MATSTLVSNALSKDEILRYSRHLIMPEVGMEGQQKLKAASVLCIGTGGLGSPLALYLAAAGVGTLGLVDFDIVDFTNLQRQIIHTTADVGRSKLDSATDKIEAMNPFVEVRRFDTRLSSDNAMRIFRDFDIIVDGTDNFPTRYLVNDACVLSGKLNVYGSIFRFEGQASVFGAKDGPCYRCLYPEPPPPGLVPSCAEGGVLGILPGLVGLIQATETIKLILGAGDPLIGRLLLVDALGMKFRELKLRKNPDCPVCGPNRTITELIDYQEFCGIRGEEAPVSTTAPEIQPEELKRRLDAGEDIYILDVREPHEYQICNLNGHLIPLGDLPKRMNELDSSREIVAHCRSGVRSGKAVDFLRQAGFRKVKNLAGGILAWADKVDPRMPKY
- a CDS encoding DoxX family protein, whose protein sequence is MSDANARRVLALVRVAVGVMFLFFAEYKIVGSEFVHGGFQKYVSTYVDQHQALSLVRPMLTGWVLPHPYLWARIVAWSELLIGISLVLGWFVRLSSLGGLVFMLTMAAASWYEPGHGAPMWRYLGAHLDNIPLAMLFLIFLVFNAGKTWGVDGGIKLPGR
- the dinB gene encoding DNA polymerase IV yields the protein MDSTRIIFHLDMDAFFVSVEELLDPSLKGKPVIVGGAKDQRGVVAAASYAARKFGVHSAMPLRTAAKLCPEGIYLDGHMELYREYSEKVHKILCRFSPRVEMASVDEAYLDMTGTARLLGPPLKAAHDLHNAIGTELNLNCSIGIGGARVVAKIASDLAKPNGVLFVHPGHEVRIFAGLPVRKMPGVGKVTEARLHDLGIRTFADLNARQDLEHEFGAYGAAMAGKARGEDAGGWFDEEIGESAAKSISHEHTFGEDTADVQVLETTLARLTEMVARRLREQRFEARTIQLKLRYSDFHTITRAHSLAEPTSSDHAILTNIRALFHNNWRQGARVRLLGVHVSGFDSPGATASFDFDGDERWRQALTAADRLRDKYGESAVHIGSALKANIRERTHENPAGLRGPRKSEHEGH
- a CDS encoding ABC-F family ATP-binding cassette domain-containing protein; protein product: MIQLSSSGKRFGHKLLFEDLDWLITPNDRVGVVGANGTGKSTLLKVLAGIESLDYGNIVRTKGISAGYLPQDGLSLSGRTVFAECMSVFDEIRAMEQELEQLTVRISELDHESAEYLEVADRFHSLESQFRAHDGYALDAQVGAVLTGLGFRKEDWQRATEEFSGGWQMRIALAKLLLQKPNLLLLDEPTNHLDLETRNWLEDYLAAYPHAFVLISHDRYFLDVTVKKTVEIWNKRVQFYSGNYEKYLAQREERKTQLESAYRNQREKIEQLEAFINRFRYQATKAKQVQSRIKELERMERIEIPPEEKTIHFHFPKPKPSGRTVAEFKSVAKSYETKEVFHDVSFMIERGDRIALVGANGAGKSTLIRILSGSEPLSAGEYALGHNAEPDYFAQDQYKVLNPERRMLDDLEEVAPRSTMTELRSLLGCFLFSDDDVFKPLGVLSGGERNRYALARMLLHPSNFLLLDEPTNHLDLRAKDVLLNSLQEFSGTVVFVSHDRYFIDKLATRVFEVGGGKVEIFPGNYEDYLWRKQGGTAGNQAGASTPTPEVPLILSDQPTISKNGTPTNQDSSETEPRQRRVNPIKLRQMKERVREIEEEITKLEAGIAECEQALQSFVSAQETARVTDLLEIRRSDLESLMKEWEEVSAVIESA
- a CDS encoding DUF2461 domain-containing protein, which produces MSSRATSLAIRRQPVHESRFPGFPPEAITFLRGLERHNKREWFQPRKHIYEEHVRGPLETLVNAINGELAEFAPRYVTPVKKAVFRIYRDTRFSKDKRPYKTHVAATFYLQNLDKAAGPCFYFHFTAKELLVFAGVWMPERDELLAIRNLLAERHEEFRAILSGKALRNAMGELKGEQLLRVPKGFAKDHPAEDLIRRKQWFLENTLDGDVTTSGRMLPEIINRFRAATPMLEFLIQPFVQERKPKKLPFMAF